A single Candidatus Aegiribacteria sp. DNA region contains:
- the glgP gene encoding alpha-glucan family phosphorylase: MKTRTFRVVPKIPEQLAALKQIAYNTWWTWNSQAIELFRWIDSDLWEKVYHNPVRLLGHVSQERLKELAQDSVYLSHLEKTTERLTNYLERSTWFNTLKKQNRAIDDNFLVATFSAEFGLHESIPIYSGGLGVLAGDTIKSGSELGLPMVGVSLLYRHGYFSQYLNSDGWQQERYFVNDYSNMPVEPVFGNDGSQVSVDVPMGNRIVKAAVWKIKVGRADLFLLDTNLPENRKDDRGITGQLYGGDRKRRIQQEIVLGIGGLRALDEMNLTPAVRHINEGHSAFLILELIRKLMKENLSFPEAREIVSAGNIFTTHTPVPAGNEEFPADLVIKYLHPMIKEMGLTNDEFLQFGHHDDNPNFSMTVFGLRFCDFRNGVSELHGRISREIWKDVWPSLPEADTPIAHVTNGIHPESWVSDEMVKLLSRYVGPRWSSNKTDSAAWKKIDKVPDSELWPAHTRMRERLVSWSRNRWENQIKRMGLLKPHLEDIPVLDPEILTIGFARRFASYKRATLLLRDEERLNQIVNDPEKPVQFIFAGKAHPHDDEGKELIRELVHLCMKEDFYGKIIYLEDYSIDVARQMVQGVDVWLNTPRLPMEASGTSGMKACFNGVIQCSVPDGWWAEAYEPGMGWSIGEGEEYDDPDLQDRLEAKALYNIIENQIAPIFYDRDRNDIPVNWIRIMKESMKKVCPFFSSNRMLTEYTNTSYVPAYVRSKKLTDNDYSGARDLAEWMEKVRKAWGAIQIKQVECDIDNGTCAVGDPLPVIVTVHAPDLLPEDLQVEIHHGKVEPDGWLTERNMILLKFDREQDGYFIFTGSFVCNHSGNQGFTARILPCNPKFGRIIEPGLVCWWE, translated from the coding sequence TTGAAAACAAGAACTTTCAGGGTGGTTCCAAAAATACCGGAACAGCTGGCCGCTCTCAAACAGATAGCTTACAACACATGGTGGACATGGAATTCACAGGCTATCGAACTCTTCCGATGGATAGATTCAGACCTGTGGGAAAAAGTATATCACAATCCGGTGCGTCTTCTTGGGCATGTCAGCCAGGAAAGACTCAAAGAACTTGCACAGGATAGTGTATACCTTTCGCACCTGGAAAAGACTACTGAACGTCTTACGAACTATCTTGAGAGAAGTACATGGTTCAATACTCTGAAGAAACAGAATAGGGCTATCGACGACAATTTTCTTGTCGCTACTTTCTCAGCCGAATTTGGTCTGCATGAGAGTATTCCGATTTATTCGGGCGGCCTTGGTGTTCTCGCTGGAGACACCATCAAAAGTGGCAGTGAACTTGGACTCCCCATGGTTGGGGTCTCACTGCTATACAGGCATGGTTATTTCAGCCAGTACCTGAACAGCGACGGATGGCAGCAGGAGCGCTATTTCGTTAACGATTACTCCAACATGCCTGTAGAGCCGGTTTTCGGGAATGACGGCAGCCAGGTTTCTGTGGATGTACCGATGGGAAACAGAATAGTAAAGGCAGCTGTCTGGAAAATAAAAGTAGGCAGAGCTGATCTGTTTCTGCTGGATACGAATCTTCCGGAGAATAGAAAAGATGACCGCGGAATAACCGGACAACTCTACGGCGGTGACAGGAAAAGGAGGATTCAGCAGGAAATAGTTCTGGGGATTGGCGGCCTGAGAGCTCTGGATGAAATGAATCTGACTCCAGCGGTAAGACATATAAATGAAGGGCATTCTGCATTTCTGATACTAGAACTGATAAGAAAGCTCATGAAGGAGAATCTATCGTTTCCCGAAGCCAGAGAAATAGTCTCCGCTGGTAATATCTTTACCACGCACACGCCTGTTCCGGCCGGGAACGAAGAGTTTCCCGCTGATCTGGTAATCAAATATCTCCATCCAATGATAAAGGAAATGGGGCTGACCAACGACGAATTTCTACAATTCGGCCATCATGACGATAACCCCAATTTCTCCATGACGGTTTTCGGTCTTCGATTCTGCGATTTCCGAAACGGAGTAAGCGAGTTACATGGCAGAATTTCAAGAGAGATATGGAAGGATGTCTGGCCGTCTCTTCCTGAAGCAGACACTCCTATAGCACATGTAACGAACGGTATTCATCCTGAATCATGGGTATCGGATGAGATGGTTAAGCTCTTGAGCAGATATGTCGGCCCGAGATGGTCAAGTAATAAAACAGACAGCGCGGCATGGAAGAAAATTGATAAGGTTCCAGATTCCGAGCTGTGGCCGGCGCATACCAGAATGAGGGAACGGCTCGTCTCATGGTCAAGGAACAGATGGGAAAACCAGATCAAACGGATGGGACTTCTCAAACCACATCTTGAAGATATCCCTGTCCTTGATCCTGAGATTCTGACAATCGGATTCGCAAGGAGATTCGCATCATACAAACGGGCAACTCTGCTTCTCCGGGATGAGGAACGCCTGAATCAAATCGTCAACGATCCTGAGAAGCCTGTGCAGTTCATCTTTGCAGGCAAAGCTCACCCGCATGATGATGAAGGCAAAGAACTGATCAGGGAATTAGTCCACCTCTGCATGAAGGAGGATTTCTACGGCAAGATCATCTATCTCGAGGACTACAGCATCGATGTGGCAAGACAGATGGTTCAGGGAGTAGACGTGTGGCTGAATACTCCAAGACTCCCCATGGAGGCCAGCGGGACAAGCGGAATGAAAGCCTGTTTTAACGGTGTAATTCAGTGCAGTGTTCCCGACGGATGGTGGGCAGAAGCCTACGAACCGGGAATGGGCTGGTCGATAGGTGAAGGTGAGGAATACGATGATCCTGACCTTCAGGACAGACTGGAGGCAAAAGCTCTTTACAACATAATCGAAAACCAGATTGCGCCAATCTTCTATGATCGGGACAGAAATGACATCCCCGTAAACTGGATCAGAATAATGAAAGAATCAATGAAGAAAGTCTGTCCCTTTTTCAGCAGTAACAGAATGCTGACGGAATACACAAATACATCTTACGTTCCAGCATACGTACGCTCAAAAAAACTTACAGATAATGACTACTCCGGCGCAAGGGATCTGGCTGAATGGATGGAAAAGGTCAGGAAAGCATGGGGTGCAATTCAGATTAAACAGGTAGAATGCGACATAGATAACGGCACCTGTGCAGTCGGTGATCCTCTCCCTGTAATAGTTACAGTTCATGCTCCGGATCTTCTGCCCGAAGATCTGCAGGTTGAAATTCATCATGGCAAGGTCGAGCCTGATGGCTGGTTGACCGAAAGAAACATGATTCTCCTTAAATTTGACCGAGAGCAAGATGGTTATTTCATTTTCACCGGATCATTCGTGTGCAATCATTCCGGCAATCAGGGTTTCACCGCAAGAATACTGCCGTGCAACCCGAAATTCGGTCGGATCATTGAACCCGGTCTTGTATGCTGGTGGGAATAA
- a CDS encoding VIT and VWA domain-containing protein, with the protein MKHLIITVLILAVATTFSQEDSRDESTAGRMQVVGEEGVIGELPLEHTQVEITISGNLQRATVRQIYGNPYEEPIEAVYTFPLPQSGAVDRMNMWIGDRFIEGKIHERDLAREIYEQAIASGQTASLLEQERPNIFTQSVGNILPGDSIVIEISYVAPVEYDDGEYEIVFPMVVGPRFVPPGGFVRRIFDIYTVSTSVEDADRITPPIVPEGSRTGYDIELSVTINPGVEIQDFESLNHEVDVDLNWRVGNVTISLKDDDVIPNRDFVLRYTTASDKIQTGLISHNGELGGHFMLILQPDADIDIDEITPKEMFFVVDCSGSMGGQPMDVAKETVRQFVQGMNPDDTFQIMRFSETASSMSRSPLANTENNIEKGVRFINNMSGCGGTMMIEGVRAAIGYPEDPDRMRFVVFLTDGFIGNEAEILGELQSTLGENTRLFSVGVGSSPNRYLIEGLAEEGRGHAYYVGLNEDPTEAVSAIYEKINDPYLVGISIDWGDLNVHDVYPSLIPDLYAGEPLVIVGQYDGSGSETIHLSGTVAGRRWNRDVRVVLPSHEEDNDVIATLWARKKIHDLNRQMYNTYGYIDQNQDIIEEITDTALDYQIMSEYTSFVAVCEEIRTDPDGSPVTVQVPVNMPEGVSYEGVFGTTGGETMHYSMNRSVSGTMQAPAALGAGGYVSCDACEEITDGDYYYEYEETPWFGSVSLVSASPTLGLLPSVVRSAVRELLAELTEVYQSYLDEIDDADEWPSGVVTFSIEVDGNGNITAVSVIGSGLERDVDDNLCEVLEELNIPVPPDGAGSIQVQLSFQKTY; encoded by the coding sequence ATGAAACACTTGATAATCACAGTACTGATCCTTGCTGTGGCAACTACTTTCTCCCAGGAAGATTCAAGGGATGAATCGACCGCAGGCAGAATGCAGGTTGTTGGAGAAGAAGGCGTTATAGGCGAACTTCCACTGGAACACACCCAGGTGGAAATCACAATAAGTGGAAATCTCCAGCGGGCAACCGTCCGCCAGATATATGGAAACCCGTATGAAGAGCCTATAGAAGCTGTCTACACATTCCCTCTCCCTCAGAGCGGTGCGGTTGACAGAATGAACATGTGGATAGGTGACAGATTCATCGAGGGAAAAATCCACGAGAGGGATCTTGCGCGAGAGATTTATGAGCAGGCGATTGCATCCGGTCAGACCGCAAGTCTGCTCGAACAGGAACGTCCGAACATCTTTACACAGAGTGTCGGGAATATCCTGCCAGGTGACAGTATTGTAATTGAGATCAGTTATGTAGCGCCTGTAGAGTACGATGATGGTGAATATGAGATTGTATTCCCGATGGTTGTGGGGCCGAGATTTGTGCCGCCGGGCGGTTTTGTACGAAGAATATTCGACATATATACAGTTTCAACTTCTGTAGAAGACGCTGACAGGATTACTCCTCCTATCGTACCGGAAGGGTCCAGAACCGGGTATGACATAGAACTTTCCGTTACCATCAATCCTGGTGTCGAGATACAGGATTTCGAGTCGCTGAATCATGAAGTGGATGTCGATCTGAACTGGAGAGTCGGAAATGTCACAATTTCACTAAAAGATGATGATGTTATTCCAAACAGGGATTTCGTGCTCAGGTACACAACGGCATCTGATAAAATACAGACCGGATTAATCTCTCATAATGGTGAACTGGGCGGTCACTTCATGCTTATTCTTCAGCCCGACGCTGATATTGATATCGATGAGATAACTCCAAAGGAGATGTTCTTTGTAGTTGACTGCTCCGGCTCCATGGGCGGTCAGCCAATGGATGTCGCCAAGGAGACGGTAAGACAGTTTGTCCAGGGAATGAATCCGGACGATACATTCCAGATTATGAGATTCAGCGAGACAGCAAGCAGCATGTCCAGGAGTCCGCTGGCCAATACCGAAAACAACATCGAAAAGGGTGTACGGTTCATCAACAATATGAGCGGATGCGGCGGAACGATGATGATTGAAGGAGTCAGAGCAGCAATCGGTTATCCTGAAGATCCTGACAGAATGCGATTTGTCGTTTTCCTTACCGATGGTTTCATTGGCAACGAAGCGGAGATTCTAGGTGAACTGCAAAGCACTCTTGGAGAGAACACCAGACTCTTCAGCGTTGGAGTAGGCTCAAGTCCTAACAGATATCTCATCGAAGGTCTGGCAGAAGAAGGACGCGGGCACGCGTATTACGTTGGATTGAATGAAGATCCCACAGAAGCGGTAAGCGCGATCTATGAGAAAATCAATGATCCCTACCTCGTGGGAATCAGTATTGACTGGGGCGACCTTAATGTACACGATGTATATCCTTCCCTGATTCCTGATCTGTACGCAGGAGAACCTCTCGTAATAGTAGGACAGTACGATGGTTCCGGAAGCGAAACAATTCACCTTTCCGGTACAGTCGCCGGCAGACGCTGGAACAGAGATGTTCGGGTTGTACTTCCGTCGCATGAGGAAGACAATGATGTCATCGCTACTCTCTGGGCCAGGAAGAAGATACACGACCTCAACCGACAGATGTACAATACATATGGTTATATCGATCAGAATCAGGACATCATAGAAGAGATAACCGACACGGCTCTTGACTATCAGATAATGAGTGAATACACCTCATTCGTTGCTGTATGCGAAGAGATAAGAACCGATCCTGATGGTTCTCCGGTAACGGTCCAGGTTCCAGTGAATATGCCTGAAGGCGTTTCGTATGAAGGTGTATTCGGCACTACAGGTGGCGAGACAATGCATTACTCCATGAACAGGTCTGTCTCAGGAACCATGCAGGCACCAGCTGCTCTAGGCGCGGGAGGTTACGTATCCTGCGACGCATGTGAGGAAATCACTGACGGCGATTACTACTACGAGTACGAAGAAACCCCATGGTTCGGCAGTGTCAGCCTTGTATCAGCTTCTCCCACACTGGGATTGCTTCCATCGGTGGTGCGTTCTGCTGTCAGGGAGCTCCTTGCGGAACTGACAGAAGTATACCAGAGCTATCTTGACGAAATTGATGATGCTGACGAATGGCCTTCGGGTGTGGTCACATTCAGTATAGAGGTTGACGGCAATGGAAATATCACCGCTGTTTCAGTGATTGGAAGCGGTCTTGAACGTGATGTCGATGATAACCTGTGCGAAGTTCTTGAAGAACTGAATATCCCGGTTCCGCCTGATGGAGCCGGTTCAATACAGGTTCAGCTAAGCTTTCAGAAGACTTATTAG